In Spinacia oleracea cultivar Varoflay chromosome 5, BTI_SOV_V1, whole genome shotgun sequence, a single window of DNA contains:
- the LOC110776109 gene encoding uncharacterized protein, whose product MDFSQKDGKKSKKSQEKATTPQPATTSKFQPSLLNPAHPSQAQSVISPATKNTSIPAQREFTVEDDDELEIESPAREQPKTPLEQTLQERLSPLSEVFTGEQLKTLSAVMAALSELPASQQLGSVGSLRKTRSAVPQLPVRDLLTALNQENTPEKRKRSDPAETEWPETEQVPIAEYERRAPVLQIARRQTIQPKDSPLCREILEERMERIKIPTGRYDGTTDPEDHCTTFEQHMMLYTDSDAMWCKVFPSTLLGVAASWYKGIEAHSIYSFRQLQASFLSRFVSKQKRKKSSGELMSFAQRDREPLRDYLTRFNNESITIPNLQQEVAVLALMRGMQECEFKKYLSRKSYTNLGDVLHKANEYIRGDEMMKISNVVVATGGNVGYNPGYNPQTGKGGNNFHQSNNQQGAGQRNQNNRNANPQGQRSRQDRRESRGLFDNYSPLNTPRTAIYNINNKMDGWRRPPPMQSRERNVKKFCDFHNEHGHLTEDCRDLKDNIEDMVRKGYFSQYRARQGNGKNNSVGGGGGGNPTNSYRPQQQNQQQYPRIEQPYQPPRIEQKQPETSARAEQRDGGKKPPVYVISGGPVHGGTISGASRSLEEHRHMVNFHNTRVWPNPPIIPVMTFSESDCRGIIFPHDDPLVLTIDIANADVNRVLVDGGSSANIIFWEAFKQLRIPEDELQRVNYPVIDFSGSTVYPEGSIRLPVKIGEGSEMRDLMVDFLIIKVPAAYNVIIGRPFIHDVQEVVSTYHLTMIYMSNLERPAKIRGSQLAARSCYLTALRTPGRMVPEVNLTTEPARQEVHLTTKPARQEQL is encoded by the coding sequence ATGGATTTCTCACAGAAAGACggtaaaaaatcaaagaaaagtcaAGAAAAAGCAACAACCCCGCAACCGGCGACAACCTCCAAGTTCCAACCCTCACTTCTAAACCCCGCCCATCCGTCACAAGCACAATCAGTTATAAGCCCAGCAACAAAAAACACCTCGATACCGGCACAAAGGGAATTTACAGTGGAGGACGATGATGAGTTAGAAATAGAAAGCCCTGCCAGAGAGCAACCGAAAACTCCGCTGGAGCAGACGCTGCAGGAGCGCCTGTCTCCCCTGTCGGAAGTATTCACGGGAGAGCAATTGAAAACACTGTCAGCGGTGATGGCCGCTTTGTCAGAGCTACCAGCCTCGCAGCAGCTAGGGTCAGTCGGCAGTCTAAGAAAGACCAGGTCGGCAGTTCCCCAGTTACCTGTTAGGGATCTCCTAACCGCCCTGAATCAAGAAAACACCCCAGAAAAAAGAAAGCGCTCGGATCCGGCGGAAACAGAATGGCCTGAAACAGAGCAAGTCCCCATCGCGGAATATGAACGAAGAGCGCCGGTTCTACAGATAGCTAGACGGCAGACAATCCAGCCAAAGGATTCTCCTCTTTGCCGAGAAATCCTAGAAGAAAGGATGGAAAGGATAAAAATCCCGACAGGGAGATACGATGGGACGACGGATCCGGAGGATCACTGCACCACATTCGAACAGCACATGATGCTGTACACTGATTCTGATGCCATGTGGTGCAAAGTATTCCCATCTACACTCCTAGGAGTTGCAGCGAGCTGGTATAAGGGCATAGAGGCACACTCCATATACAGTTTTCGACAGCTGCAGGCGTCGTTTTTGTCACGATTTGTGAGCaaacagaagagaaagaaatcATCGGGAGAGTTGATGTCGTTCGCTCAAAGAGATAGAGAGCCGTTAAGAGATTATCTCACCCGCTTTAACAACGAATCAATCACTATTCCCAATTTGCAGCAGGAGGTTGCTGTTCTGGCTCTGATGAGGGGAATGCAAGAGTGCGAATTCAAGAAATATCTCAGCCGGAAGTCATACACCAATCTGGGTGACGTCCTGCACAAGGCCAACGAGTACATCAGGGGGGATGAAATGATGAAGATCTCCAATGTGGTAGTGGCAACCGGCGGAAATGTCGGGTACAATCCAGGCTATAACCCACAGACGGGAAAAGGAGGAAACAATTTTCATCAGAGCAATAATCAGCAAGGGGCAGGCcagagaaaccagaataacagaAATGCCAATCCACAAGGGCAGAGAAGCCGGCAAGACAGAAGGGAGTCCAGAGGACTCTTTGATAACTACTCTCCGCTGAACACACCGCGGACGgcaatttataacataaacaaCAAGATGGACGGCTGGAGAAGGCCGCCACCAATGCAGAGTAGGGAAAGGAATGTCAAGAAATTCTGTGACTTCCATAATGAGCACGGCCACCTAACAGAGGACTGCAGAGACctcaaagacaacattgaggatatGGTCAGAAAGGGGTATTTCTCACAGTATAGGGCGAGGCAAGGAAATGGTAAAAACAACtcggtggggggggggggggggggaaaccCTACCAATTCATACCGGCCACAAcagcaaaatcaacaacaataccCTAGAATCGAGCAGCCATATCAGCCGCCTAGAATCGAGCAAAAACAGCCGGAAACCAGTGCCAGAGCAGAACAGAGGGATGGCGGGAAAAAACCACCCGTGTATGTAATTTCTGGCGGTCCAGTCCACGGAGGGACAATAAGCGGCGCCAGTAGAAGCTTAGAGGAACACAGGCACATGGTAAACTTTCATAACACAAGAGTGTGGCCTAACCCACCCATCATACCAGTGATGACGTTCTCGGAATCGGATTGCAGAGGCATCATTTTCCCGCATGATGACCCACTAGTTCTTACAATTGATATAGCAAATGCCGATGTGAACAGAGTACTGGTAGACGGCGGCAGCTCAGCAAACATCATCTTCTGGGAAGCCTTCAAACAATTGCGCATACCAGAGGACGAGCTTCAAAGGGTGAACTACCCAGTAATCGATTTCTCAGGATCTACAGTGTACCCAGAGGGTAGTATAAGGCTGCCGGTGAAAATCGGAGAAGGATCTGAAATGCGAGATCTCATGGTGGATTTCCTAATCATTAAAGTACCAGCGGCCTACAATGTGATCATCGGTCGCCCATTCATACATGACGTGCAGGAGGTAGTCTCCACCTATCACTTGACAATGATATATATGTCGAACCTGGAAAGGCCGGCAAAGATAAGGGGAAGTCAGTTGGCGGCAAGGTCCTGTTACTTGACTGCTTTGAGAACACCGGGAAGAATGGTCCCAGAAGTGAACTTGACTACTGAGCCGGCAAGGCAAGAGGTACACTTGACTACTAAGCCGGCAAGACAAGAACAACTGTAA